ATTTTCATATCTTCGGGAGCGCCCCAGCAGCGTACGCCTTTTTTTTGCAGATCGTCGTGCAGTTTTCGGGCGAACTCCTCGTCCTGCGAAGAATAGCTGATGAAACAAGAGCTATACTTGACCTTTTTGTCGAGCAGAGACGGCAATTGCTTGATTAACACCGAAGACAAACCGCAGTTTTGCAAAAAAGAAAGCGGCAATTCGCCGGATTTTTGCAGGGTGCGGATATCGAGAATGCTCGGTCCCGTATGACGGCAATCCTCCAAACCCTTCGCGCCGGTTAAGTTCGTTGAGCCGAACACGGTGGCGGCGAGAGCGGCGGATTCGAGATTGGCGTCTACTAACATCGCCCAGCAGAAATTAGCGCCCCAAAGATAGGCGCGCTTCAGATTGGCTTCCGTCAAATCGGCGCCGCTGAGATTCGCTTCGCGCAAATCCGTCTCGATCAGGTGGGCTTTGACGAGGCTGACGCCGCTCAAATCGGTCCAGCTAAGGTTGGCCCAGTTCAAATTCGCGCCGTTTAAATTCGCGCCGCTCAAGTTGGCTTTGAGCAGATCCGCCTCGCTGAGGTTGGTCTCGCTCAAGTCCGCCATGCTGAGGTAGGCGTCGCTGAGAAAAGCGCCCGCCAGATTCGCTTTATGAAGGTTGGCTTCGTTCAGATTGGCTCGGCGCATGTCCGCCTCACGCAGATCGGCGCCGCTGAGGTTGGCCCAACTGAGATCGGCCTTGTTCAGGTTCTCCCATCCCAGTTTCGCTTTGGAGAGGTTGGGCGTAATCTGGGGATTCTCCGCTCTCCAACGGTTCCAGATAGGCGCTCCTTCTTTCAATATGGCCAAGTGATCGGAATGCGGCATGGCGATTTCCCTCCGCGAGGGTTAAGACTACCCCTCATTCATCGAATCGGTCTGCGCTCATTTAAATCATGAATGCGGGAAAAATCAACCATCGATCATTTCCCATATCACCCCATCGGCGGTATGATGGATCATCGATTTTTGAAAGGAATACCATTTCATGATGAAACTTCGGCTTATGGCAATTTGCCAGATTCTCCTATTCCTGGCGCTTTCCCATCCCTCGTTGGCAAAAAACGATTGGTTGATTCAACCCGCGAAGGAAAGCGCAAAGGCGGATATCCATTCCAAGAGCAATGAAATCGTATTAAAGAATGGATTGATCCAGCGTACATTCAAAACGTCCCCCAACTTCGCCACGGTGGATTTTTACAACAATAGGACCGGCGTCAGCCTGTTGCGCGGCGTCAAGCCGGAAGCCGCGATCCAGATCGGCGGCGAGCATTATGAAATCGGCGGTTTGAAAGGGCAGCCCGATTACGGCTATCTCGATCCCGCTTGGCTGACGGATATGACAAGCAATCCCGATGCTTTTCAATTCACCGGCTGTCGAGTGGAATCGCCACAAGCGCGCTACGAATGGAAGCCGAAGCGCCCCTCTTCCCATCTTCCTTGGCCTCCCAAAGGCGCAACATTGATCGCTGATTTTACGCCGCCGGAAAAGCTGAAAGATAAATATGCAGGATTGACGGTTTCCCTATATTACGAAATGTACGACGGCATTCCTACGATGTCGAAATGGGCGGTCATCAAAAATGAAAGCGACAGAGAGATCGTCATCGATGCGTTGGATGTAGAAATTCTCGCCGTCACGGAACAGGAAAAAACGCATTTGTACGCCGACGACGATTACAAGCGCAGCGTGGCGGGCGAATCCGGCGCCAGCGTCTCCACCGTCTCATGGGGGCCGGATTTGGAATATACGTCGCAGATCGACTATCTCTATCAAATGCCGCTGCTATTGACCTGCCGCTATCCGCTGGGGCCGGGCGCGCATCTAGCGCCAGGAGAAACCTTCGAATCCTTCCGCGTCATTGAAACCGTCTTCGACAGCGACGATCTCGAGCGCCAAGGTCTTGCCGTGCGCCGCACCATGCGGACGCTGGCGCCCCAGGTTACAGAAAATCCCATCCTGATGCATGTAAGAAATTCAGACCCGGAGACAGTGCGCAATGCCATCGATCAATGCGCCGAAACCGGTTTCGAAATGGTCATCATGACTTTTTGGAGCGGCTTCAATATCGAAAGCGAAGATCCGCAATACATCGCAAGCATTAAAGCGCTCGTCGATTATGCTCACAGTAAAGACATTGAATTGGGCGGCTACACCTTGATGTGCGCCTCCCGCGACGCGGGAGAGAAATACAACTGCATCGATCCGAAAACCGACAAGCCGGGCAGCCGCTTCGGCCAGAGCGCCTGCCTGGCGTCGGAATGGGCGGATGGATATTTTCAGCGCGTACTTCATTTCATCGACGCGACGGGATTGGATGTCATCGAGACGGACGGCCCCTATCACGGCGACGTATGCGCCTCGACGCTGCATAAGCATCATAAGAGCTTGGAAGATTCGCAATGGACGCAGTGGAAAGCCTGCTGCAACTTTTATTTTGAATGCCGCAAGCGAGGAGTATACGTCAACACGCCCGACTGGTATTACCTTAACGGCAGTAATAAATGCGCGATGGGCTATCGCGAGACGAATTTTAGCCTGCCCCGTTGGCGACAGATTTTATTAGCGCGGCAAAATATCTTCGATGGCACATACTTGAAAACGCCGAGCATGGGCTGGATGTTCGTGCCGCTGGTGGAATATCACGGCGGCGGCGCGGCGGCGACGATGGAGCCGTTATCCGAACATTTGCAGGAATTCGAGTGGCACCTTGCGCAAAATTTCGGAACCGGCGTGCAAGCCTGCTATCGCGGACCTCGCCTTTACGATACGGACGAAACCAAAGCCGTCGTCAAAAAGTGGGTGGATTTTTATAAACGCCATCGAGAAATTCTCGATTCCGACATCATCCACGTTCGCCGCGCCGACGGTAAAACCATCGACTGCATGATGGGCGTCAATCCGCATTTGGAAGGAAAAGGATTGGCGATGGTCTTTAATCCCACAAATCGCAAAGTTGAGACAACGCTGGAATTGCCGCTATATTACACTGGCCTCGAGGATACGGCTTCCATCAGCGAAAAAGACGATATAGGGAAAACTTACAAACTAGACCGAGATTATACTGTTCAAATTCCCGTGACGTTGGGGCCGAAAGGTATCACTTGGTTTGTTATTCGATAATTATGTATGAAAGCCGCGTAGGGTGGGCTCAAAGCGAAGCGTAGCCCACCTACTTTCTTGGGAGATGGTTAGGTTGAGGGGAAAGGAACATACATCATGAATGACAATCCATATTTGGAAAAATACCGCTCGGAAGGTGATTTGAATCTATCCCCCCGACGCGCCGCTTGGGCAGAAGCGAATATCGACGTGGAAACTCGGCGCGTTTTACAGCCGCGTAGGGTGGGCTCAAAGCGAAGCGTAGCCCACCTACTTTCATGGGAGAGGGCTAGGGTGAGGGGAAAGGTACATACATTGTGATTGATAATTCCAACCTGGAAAAATACCGTTCGGAAGGGGATTTGAATCTATCTCTCCGTCGCGCCGCGTGGGCGAAAGCCAATATCAACGCAGAAACTCAACAACTATTACAAGATGATGCAAAGTATTTTCTGCATCAATCCTTATCGACTCCCTGCCTGGATGTCATTCGCCATTGCGAAGGCATTTACATCGAAGACCTGCAAGGCAAACGCTATATGGATTTTCACGGCAACAATGTGCACCAAGTTGGCTATTCCCATCCCCGCGTTATCGCCGCCATCAAAGCTCAGCTGGATGAATTATCCTTTTGCCCCCGGCGCTATACGAACGTCAAAGCCATCGAATTGGCGAAGAAGTTAGTACTGCTGGCGCCAGGCGATTTAAACCGAGTCCTCTTCGCGCCCGGCGGGACTACAGCCATCGGCATGGCCTTAAAATTGGCGCGCGCCGCCACGGGCAGGCATAAAACCATCTCCATGTGGGATTCGTTCCACGGCGCCTCGCTGGACGCCATCTCCATCGGCGGCGAGGCCATCTTCCGCAGCCGCATTGGGCCGCTGTTGCCGGGAACCGAGCATGTCCCGCCGCCCGACGAATACCGCTGCATTTGGGGATGTGAAGGCAAGTGCAATTTAAAATGCGCTGATTATGTGGAATACGTGCTGGAAAAAGAGGGCGACGTCGCCGCCGTCATCGCCGAGACGGTGCGCTGCACGCCGTTCATTCCGCCTTTGGACTATTGGCGCAAGATTCGCGCCGCTTGCGATAAGCATGGAGCGCTGTTGATCCTGGATGAAATTCCCCTATGCCTGGGACGCACGGGAAGGATGTTCGTATGCGAACATTACGATGTCGTCCCCGATATGTTAGTCATCGGCAAAGGCCTGGGCGGCGGCGTATTTCCGCTGGCGGCGCTCATCGCCAGAGAAAATCTCAACGTTATGGCCGACCGGGCGCTGGGCCATTATACGCACGAGAAGAATCCCTCAGCTTGCGCGGCGGGATTAGCAACGATCGAGTGCATTGAAGAAGAAAATCTGCTGCAGAATGCGCTGGATATCGGTAATTTTGCGCTGCAACGCATGAAATCCATGATGGAACGCTTCGAAATCGTAGGAGACGTTCGCGGCCTCGGCTTGCTGTTGGGCATAGAATTAGTTAAAGACCGCCAAACCAAAGAAAAAGCCTCAGAGGAGGCGGAACAAGTTATGTATTCCGCCTTGGCCAAAGGATTAAGCTTTAAATTAACGATGGGCAACATACTTACATTAACGCCGCCGTTGACGATTACGCAAGATGAAATTAGCCGGGCGATGGATATTATTGAGGAGTGNNNNNNNNNNNNNNNNNNNNNNNNNNNNNNNNNNNNNNNNNNNNNNNNNNNNNNNNNNNNNNNNNNNNNNNNNNNNNNNNNNNNNNNNNNNNNNNNNNNNATCCCAAAATATCGCTTACATTGAATGTATATTCCGGAAACGATTCCAAATTTATCGATTCGCCGGGAGAAGCGATGAAGGATTGGCGATAGCCTTCCGGCGAAGGCTGGCGGAATATTTCAATGACCTGTTTATCCAAATTAAGTATCCATAATTCCGGGACGCCGTGTTTGGCGTATAGCGGCGCTTTCACTTGACGGTCGTATTCGTAGGACGAGTCGGCTATCTCAACGAGTAAATAGACATCCTCCGGCATAGGATGTCTATCCGAATAGTAATTTCCGCGTAATTTGAGGAGAGCGATATCAGTCAAGGTTTCCGATAGTTGGCTCAAGCGAACGGGATTTTGAATGCTGACGATTGCTTTATCTAAAAAACGGTATATAAAATTACGATTAAAACGCATGGAATGAGATGCATGGCTGATGCTTATCGGCGTCATTTGAATGATTTCCCCCTCGATCAATTCCACCCGGTCGTCTTCCGTAAAAATGCCGATTTCCGCCATTCGATAAAATTCATCGACAGTAAAAAGCCGTATAAGTTTTTTTGATATCATATGTATATTACCTTTTATGAAAAAGATCACTTTCAAGAAAACGGCATTTTGATCCCGCTGCGCAGGCAGGAAAAAATCTGGTTATGAGACCAACTCCAAAGCCGCCCTTTGTCTTCAGATAATTTCACGGGATTCACCGCCCAATCGCTGGGAAAATTGAACGCCCCTATGGCCTGAACGAAAATCGACCAGCATAGAAAGACGATAAAAACGCCGCGCCATAGTTTTTTATGGGCGTATCCCTCCCACGCCGCCGCCATAAATAATATAAGAAAAGGGTTGGTTTCGACTTGATAGCGCGGACCGTAATGGCCGCTTCCGCCCCACCAGACGGCGTATTTGCCGAATAGCATCAAGAGCAATATCGGCGCAGGCGACATCAGCGCGATAAAACGCCAGGCAGAACCATCCAACCGCCATACGCGGATCATACCCCAAACGGCGAAAAGCAGAATCGGGCTGAAAACGAAAATCCCCCGGCTGGGGCTGACGAGTTGCCCCGCCAAGCCTTCCCATAACGGCGTCGACCAGGTTCCCCCCTCCACGCCGTCCAACATGCCGCGCAGTTTATATAATTCGTCGTATCCTCCAGAAAACGATCCGAAGAGCCAATAGTTGGAAGCAAAAAGCGCCAAAACAATCAGCGCGGCGGGAACGCACACGGCGAGGCCGCGCCAACGCCATTGCCAAAGCGAGGCGGCGATAAGGCAGATAGCGGCGATAGCATTCGTAGAACGGCAGCAGACGGAGAAGCCGATAGCGGCGCCGCCAAGCATTAGCCAAAGCAAGACAGAGGATGTCCGCCCTTCTTCCTCCAAGCGAAAAGCGCGCAGCATGGCATAGAGCGACAGCGTAATCCAAAACAGCGCCGGGCCGTGCTGCCATAAGCTTTGCGAAGCGATAGGCCACAAAGCGGTTCCCAACCCGTAGGAATAAGATAAAACGAAAGCGGCGGCGGACGAGCGCAGAAGTCGGATGGCGTAAAAAAGAAATACGACGGAAAGCGCCGTGAAGGCCGCGCCGCTCAGCTTGGAAACATAGCGCCAAACCAGATCGCCTTCGCCCTCGCGGATCATACCCGCATAGTAGGCGGGCGCAAAGAAGGGAACGGCCATGATCCCCGGCATCAAGGGATAATTGGAAATAACATGCCCGCCCTGCTCGGAAGCATAATAGGGAATGGTTTTATAATCGACGAAATCCTTTAAATGATCCAAATAAATCGTCCCATGCGCAGCAAGGTGAATCGCCGTCATCGCGGAAGGGATTGAATCGCCGTTGCTGATTTCCCGCCCATTGCTCATATAAAGAAGAAACGGGAGGAAGAAGACCAGCAGCGGACGCGATTCCATGTAATGAGCGGCGTTGCTAATTTTGGATGCCATGCGCCGGAAGCCTCACGAAAAGGGAGATTTGATCCCGCTTTTCAAGCAAGACCATATTTGATTGTATTTCCAATCCCAATAGCGGCTGTAATCCAAAGACACGGAAATCGGCTCTACCGCCCAGCCGCTGGGATAACAAAACGCCCCGATCCATTGCACGAAGATGGAATAGACAAGCAAGAGAATAAAAGTGTAGAGCAGCGGTTTACAAGAGGCGATGCGCGGCCAAACGGCGGCGAGATATATTATGAGAAAGGGATACATCTCGATTTGGTAGCGCGGTCCGTAATGGGCGTTGCCTCCCCACCAGATGATGAATTTAGAAAAGACGATCAACATGATGAGGGGCGCTGGAATCGTTAGGGCGAAGATGCGCCATCGCGGATCCGGCTGCTTCCAAATCGCCGCCATGCCCCAAAGCGAAAATAGCAAGAAAGAGCTGAAGACGAACATGCCGCGGCTGGGGCTAATCGTCTGCCCCGCCAGACCAAAGAGAAAAGGCGTGGAAAACGGCTCGCCCCGCACGCGGTTAAGTTCCCAATTGAGGGAATGCAGAACCATATCACCGCCTTTCCACGATCCAAAGATGGAGTAATTGTAGGATATCAGAATAAAAGTTAAGACGACGGCGGGTAAAACGAAGCGCCAAGCGGGCAACCGATAGCGATAGAACGCCGCCAGGCAAAGAACTACTGCGCCTGCACCATTGACGGTGCGGCATAAAACCGCCGCTCCCGCCGCTATGCCAGCCAGAAGCAAAAACCAGCCGCGTTCCTGCTTTTCCGCCGCGCTCTCCACGCGAATTAAGGCGTAGAAGCAGACGCTCCACCAAAGAACGCTGGGGCCGTGCTGCCAAAGGCTTTGAGACGCGATGGGCCAAAGAGCAGTTCCCAGCGTATAAGCGGTCCCCAGCGCCAAGGCGCCGCCCATGCCGATCAACCGCCGCAGCGTAAGCGTCATAAAGACTCCCGCCAACGCTGTAAAGACGGCGCCGGAGAGTTTGGAAAGATAATTCCAAACCAGATCGCCATCGCCTTTTTCGATCATTCCCAGCCAAACGAAGGGCGCAAAGATGGGAGCGGCCATGATTCCCGGAAATAAAGGGTAGTTGGAAACAACATGCCCCCGTTGCTCCGAGATATAGGAAGGCGTTTTATTGTAAGGAATATAATCGTGCAGATCGTCGAGAAAAACGCTACCCTTTTTGACGAATTCGATGGCGACGAATGCGGCGGGCGTCGTATCGCCCCCGCCTATTTCCCGTCCGTTGGCCATGTAAATCATAAAAGGAACGAAAAAGATCAATATTTTATGCTTATCGAAGATGCGAACGATCTTGTTTTCGCGGGGAGATGTGTAAGACATATTCATGGCGGCGTTCCAGGACGATAAAATCGAGATATAATTTGCCATTGAGTCTTCGGGATAACGAGAAGATTTTAGCCGTCTTGCATGAAGAAGCGATATACTCATAGAAAAGAATACTTGAAACATCGTAATCAAGGCCATTCGCTATAGATGGAAAGGAGATAGTTTAACATGAAAGCGAAAAAAGCGGCTTTGCTTGGCGTTATTGGCGCATTGTGTCTGGTCACTCTTTTGACGGGCTGCGAAACGACGCCCGCTCAGAGCGGAGCGCTGGGAGGCGCGGTCGTCGGCGCCGCTGCAGGAGGTTTGATTGGACGCAGCGGCAAAGGAGCCTTGATCGGCGCGGGAGCGGGCGCACTAGGCGGCGCGCTCCTCAACGATCATATCGACAAACAGAAGAGAGAGGCCTACAACCAAGGTTATAACCAGGGCGCGGTCACGGCGCCGCAAAGTACAACGCCAACAACGGCGGCGCCAGCTCAACAACAAACGCCTGCGCAGCAAACTACTATCCAAACGCAAAACAATTACTACAACACGGCTCCGCGTTAAACTCGCTGAAGTGAGACGCAAAACGCCCGCAGGCCAACCGCTTTGCGGGCGTTTTTATTTTCATGGGATTTGGTCGAGTAGGGTGGGCTCAAAGCGAAGCGTAGCCCACCGTATTCATCATTTTTTCCGATCCTTGCAAGCCCAATTCATCCACTTGAGATTTTTTTGCTCGGTAGGGGATCATCACTCATCGTTTTTCCCCGATCCCCGTAATCCCAATTCATCCGCATAAGGTTTGAGCGCGTCGATGAGGAATTGAATATGCTCGCCCAGATCGACGCCAAGCAGTTCGGCGCCGCGCTGAATTTCTTCCCGGTTGATTTTCGCGGCGAAACTTTTGTCTTTCAGTTTTTTCTTAACGCTTTTAGGCGTAAGGGATTGAATGCCATCGGGACGAACGAAGCAGCACGCGCCGATAAAGCCGGTCAATTCGTCGCAGGCGAGCAAAGCTTTATCGAACGCCGACTCGAATGGGATGTTCCACGCCGTTAAATGCGCAGATACGGCGTGGGCGATCTCTTCTTCTCCCTGCTCGCGCAGCCATTCGACGATCAATTGCGGATGTCGTTCGGGCCATTTTTCGTAATCCGCGTCGTGGAGAAGTCCGGCTATCCCCCAACGCTCCACATCCTTCTCTCCCGCGCCGCAGCGCAGGGCGGCGGCTCGCATGGCGATCTCCACCGTCCGCCCGTGAATCCGCAAGGCATCGCCTTCCGTCCACTCGCTGAATTTTTTCCATGCATCTTCCCGCATCAAAGCCATTCGTGCCTCCTTCCGGCGGAATGCCGTCTTTACCATACAAAGATCCACCATTACGATTCGCGATCGAGCACCTCGCGCACTTTGCGAATAAGTTCTGTGGGGTGATAGGGTTTGGAAATATAATCCACAATCATTTCTCCGCCAAGAGAGGGTTCTTTGGCGAGTTCGGCGTAACCGCTGCAAATAATCACCTTTACCTTTTTCCCCATTTCCTGCATCGCGCGCAAGAATTCATGGCCCGACATGCGCGGCATGGAAAGATCGAGAAGCGCCATGTCGATCCTATCGCCTTGTTGGCGCAACAAATTCAAAGCCTCTTCGCCATCCGGCGCCAATAAGACGGTGTAGCCGTGCAATTCAAGTATCTCTTGGCTTAGTCCCCGGATCATTTCTTCGTCTTCCACGATCAGGATGGTTTCTCTCCCCAAAAGCGGTTCGGAAAGGATTGCCGGTTCCACCGTCTCAACTCCATTTTTTTCTTCTTCGACGGGAAGATAGATTTCGAAGGTTGCGCCCTGGCCGGGTTGGCTGCGCAGATCGATCCATCCCTCATGTTGTTTGACGATTCCATAGGCGCTGGATAGACCCAAACCGGTTCCCTCGCCCACTTCCTTCGTTGTAAAGAAGGGTTCGAAGACGCGGCGTTGAGTCTCCTCATCCATCCCGGCGCCGTTGTCGCTGACGCGAAGAATGACGAACCGGCCTGGCCGCGCATAAGAATGCTTTTCGCAATAGGCGCGATCGACGGATGCCGATCTTGCGGCGATAGAGATGGCGAAAAGGATTGGCGGCTGGTTGAAGGAGGTCTGGAGCCGCATCGCTTCGTGAATGGCGTCGCGGGCGTTGATGCACAAATTCAACAAAACCGTTTTCAACTGCGTGGCGTCGGCGAAGACGTTGGGAAGATTTGCCTCGGCGTCGCAGACGATCTCGATGCGGCGGTCGATGGTTTGGCGGACAAAGGGATAGCTTTCCTGCACAAGCCGATTGAGATTCACACGCTGGCGTTCTAAGCGTGTTTTCCGGCTAAAAGCGAGTAGTTGCTGAACCACATCAGCCGATCGGCCGGCGGCTTTGGCCGCCTCCCGCAAATATTTTTTAACATCCTCAGCAGCGCGTTTTTCCGCGAGATGGATATTGCCGATCACGCCCGTCAAAAGGTTGTTGAAATCGTGAGCAACGCCTCCTGCGAGTTGTCCGACGGCCTCCATCTTTTGCGCTTGGAGCAGCTGATTTTCCAGTCTCACTTTTTCTTCTTCGATTTTCCTCCGTTCGGTAATATCGCGTCCGATTCCCATCAGGCATACGATCTCATCGCCTCTTTCGATCAACTGAGTAACCAGCTCCACCGAAATTCTTCGTCCGTCTTTAGCGATTACGTCCAATTCGTAGCGCGTCGCCTTTTGATGGCGTTCCAGTTTAAGGCGCAACTTTTCCCTCACGAGCGATAAACAGTCCTCCGCCGCGATTTGTTCGAAATTCATGCGCCGGAATTCCTCCGGCGTATAACCAAGCAGGAGCGAACAAGCGGAATTGGTGGAGAGAATGTTTCCTTCGATATCGTAGGTAAAGATAAAATCGTAGGCGCTTTCGTATAGCCGCCGGTATTTCTCTTCGCTTACCCGCAACGCTTTTTGCGTCTGCCTTAAATTTCGCAAATCGATAACGACGAAGAATAAATCGGGTTTTTGAATTCGATGGCGAACGATGGAAAGACTCAACAACACCGGCGCGGGAGAACCATCCTTCCGCATGAGAAGCCGCTCTTCGGCGGGAGGCCGCATTCCCGTTAAGGCGCAATCGGCGACGAACTTGCGAAATTCATTCCGTTTATCGGGCGGAACGATAAGTTCGGCGATGTTTCGGCCAATCGCCTCTTCTTTCGTATAGCCGAAAATGACTTCGTTCGCTCGATTCCAATAATGAATCGTTCCATCCGGCTTAAATCCCTGCATTCCGACATTCGGCATATTGTCTAGGATATGGCGGAATCGGTTTTCGCTTTCTCGCAAAGCCTCCTCCGTCTTTTTTTGTTCGGTGATGTCCCAATAGATGCCCTGAACGCCAATAGCTTCGCCATTCGCATTAAAGAGTGGGGATTTTATCGCTTGCGACAATCGGAGTTCGCCGTCCGGCGAAGAACGTTCTTCCACCATTTCCAGAAAAACGCCGAGCTGGATCACGCGGCGGTCGTCGTCCCGATATTTCTTGGCCAATTCTTCCGGAAATAAATCGTTGTCGGTTTTACCGATAA
This portion of the Candidatus Omnitrophota bacterium genome encodes:
- a CDS encoding HD domain-containing protein encodes the protein MALMREDAWKKFSEWTEGDALRIHGRTVEIAMRAAALRCGAGEKDVERWGIAGLLHDADYEKWPERHPQLIVEWLREQGEEEIAHAVSAHLTAWNIPFESAFDKALLACDELTGFIGACCFVRPDGIQSLTPKSVKKKLKDKSFAAKINREEIQRGAELLGVDLGEHIQFLIDALKPYADELGLRGSGKNDE
- a CDS encoding Uma2 family endonuclease, producing MISKKLIRLFTVDEFYRMAEIGIFTEDDRVELIEGEIIQMTPISISHASHSMRFNRNFIYRFLDKAIVSIQNPVRLSQLSETLTDIALLKLRGNYYSDRHPMPEDVYLLVEIADSSYEYDRQVKAPLYAKHGVPELWILNLDKQVIEIFRQPSPEGYRQSFIASPGESINLESFPEYTFNVSDILG
- a CDS encoding PAS domain S-box protein translates to MLIQDHSFPAIRSLKRFAWISFFAWTMIIAASLGRIIHLQYRHLDDMARMEARGSLKKDLILEIWVAKQGGVYVPVSEEIQPNPFLSKIQERDITTPSGKRLTLMNSGFLMRQLYKTGWEELGLRGHFTSLSPLNPENAPDAWEKEALEKLKAGCEEVFSMAKIGGQPYVRLIHPVIVRDECLKCHADQGFKAGDFGGGLSLSLPIDAYLKMIRGLVYPFIIGHGRLWLIGAAGIFLAFRKLRRNAEEQERSQQALLESEFFYHSLVENIPQCIFRKDIHGVFTFANQRFCDSLKKKAEEIIGKTDNDLFPEELAKKYRDDDRRVIQLGVFLEMVEERSSPDGELRLSQAIKSPLFNANGEAIGVQGIYWDITEQKKTEEALRESENRFRHILDNMPNVGMQGFKPDGTIHYWNRANEVIFGYTKEEAIGRNIAELIVPPDKRNEFRKFVADCALTGMRPPAEERLLMRKDGSPAPVLLSLSIVRHRIQKPDLFFVVIDLRNLRQTQKALRVSEEKYRRLYESAYDFIFTYDIEGNILSTNSACSLLLGYTPEEFRRMNFEQIAAEDCLSLVREKLRLKLERHQKATRYELDVIAKDGRRISVELVTQLIERGDEIVCLMGIGRDITERRKIEEEKVRLENQLLQAQKMEAVGQLAGGVAHDFNNLLTGVIGNIHLAEKRAAEDVKKYLREAAKAAGRSADVVQQLLAFSRKTRLERQRVNLNRLVQESYPFVRQTIDRRIEIVCDAEANLPNVFADATQLKTVLLNLCINARDAIHEAMRLQTSFNQPPILFAISIAARSASVDRAYCEKHSYARPGRFVILRVSDNGAGMDEETQRRVFEPFFTTKEVGEGTGLGLSSAYGIVKQHEGWIDLRSQPGQGATFEIYLPVEEEKNGVETVEPAILSEPLLGRETILIVEDEEMIRGLSQEILELHGYTVLLAPDGEEALNLLRQQGDRIDMALLDLSMPRMSGHEFLRAMQEMGKKVKVIICSGYAELAKEPSLGGEMIVDYISKPYHPTELIRKVREVLDRES
- a CDS encoding alpha-galactosidase, with translation MMKLRLMAICQILLFLALSHPSLAKNDWLIQPAKESAKADIHSKSNEIVLKNGLIQRTFKTSPNFATVDFYNNRTGVSLLRGVKPEAAIQIGGEHYEIGGLKGQPDYGYLDPAWLTDMTSNPDAFQFTGCRVESPQARYEWKPKRPSSHLPWPPKGATLIADFTPPEKLKDKYAGLTVSLYYEMYDGIPTMSKWAVIKNESDREIVIDALDVEILAVTEQEKTHLYADDDYKRSVAGESGASVSTVSWGPDLEYTSQIDYLYQMPLLLTCRYPLGPGAHLAPGETFESFRVIETVFDSDDLERQGLAVRRTMRTLAPQVTENPILMHVRNSDPETVRNAIDQCAETGFEMVIMTFWSGFNIESEDPQYIASIKALVDYAHSKDIELGGYTLMCASRDAGEKYNCIDPKTDKPGSRFGQSACLASEWADGYFQRVLHFIDATGLDVIETDGPYHGDVCASTLHKHHKSLEDSQWTQWKACCNFYFECRKRGVYVNTPDWYYLNGSNKCAMGYRETNFSLPRWRQILLARQNIFDGTYLKTPSMGWMFVPLVEYHGGGAAATMEPLSEHLQEFEWHLAQNFGTGVQACYRGPRLYDTDETKAVVKKWVDFYKRHREILDSDIIHVRRADGKTIDCMMGVNPHLEGKGLAMVFNPTNRKVETTLELPLYYTGLEDTASISEKDDIGKTYKLDRDYTVQIPVTLGPKGITWFVIR
- a CDS encoding glycine zipper domain-containing protein, which produces MKAKKAALLGVIGALCLVTLLTGCETTPAQSGALGGAVVGAAAGGLIGRSGKGALIGAGAGALGGALLNDHIDKQKREAYNQGYNQGAVTAPQSTTPTTAAPAQQQTPAQQTTIQTQNNYYNTAPR
- a CDS encoding toll/interleukin-1 receptor domain-containing protein, which codes for MPHSDHLAILKEGAPIWNRWRAENPQITPNLSKAKLGWENLNKADLSWANLSGADLREADMRRANLNEANLHKANLAGAFLSDAYLSMADLSETNLSEADLLKANLSGANLNGANLNWANLSWTDLSGVSLVKAHLIETDLREANLSGADLTEANLKRAYLWGANFCWAMLVDANLESAALAATVFGSTNLTGAKGLEDCRHTGPSILDIRTLQKSGELPLSFLQNCGLSSVLIKQLPSLLDKKVKYSSCFISYSSQDEEFARKLHDDLQKKGVRCWGAPEDMKMGDRVRSAIDDAILTHEKLLIVLSRHSSASAWAPPEVEAALEEEDRRGCPILFPIKLDESIMECQEQWAEDLRQERAIVDFRQWNNKTAYAKAFKLLLQELEIPEKL
- a CDS encoding aspartate aminotransferase family protein codes for the protein MDNSNLEKYRSEGDLNLSLRRAAWAKANINAETQQLLQDDAKYFLHQSLSTPCLDVIRHCEGIYIEDLQGKRYMDFHGNNVHQVGYSHPRVIAAIKAQLDELSFCPRRYTNVKAIELAKKLVLLAPGDLNRVLFAPGGTTAIGMALKLARAATGRHKTISMWDSFHGASLDAISIGGEAIFRSRIGPLLPGTEHVPPPDEYRCIWGCEGKCNLKCADYVEYVLEKEGDVAAVIAETVRCTPFIPPLDYWRKIRAACDKHGALLILDEIPLCLGRTGRMFVCEHYDVVPDMLVIGKGLGGGVFPLAALIARENLNVMADRALGHYTHEKNPSACAAGLATIECIEEENLLQNALDIGNFALQRMKSMMERFEIVGDVRGLGLLLGIELVKDRQTKEKASEEAEQVMYSALAKGLSFKLTMGNILTLTPPLTITQDEISRAMDIIEE